One Watersipora subatra chromosome 4, tzWatSuba1.1, whole genome shotgun sequence genomic window carries:
- the LOC137393046 gene encoding tetratricopeptide repeat protein 28-like — protein MKSQTDSVQIDKYYQGDRELSYAVSAHLVVLMGCLLIPIKEFVNSKMPKPVDSFEDKEQLKISSILEDIRVRKNDFWVKEDECLSDMMKGKSGPESRDLNMEEESESNHKDKSIAYSNIGIVYLELCEHEKAMKCFTEGLKMSQNMYGEKTNHTDIAYYYDNIGSTYQSLGNYRQALQYYTKGLEMHKAIHEITKELSPNALEYFEKALVIQKAVYGENTNHADIAVNYCNIGSVHETLSDYKKSLEYYEKALVIQKAVFGENTSHADIAGSCGKIGSAHNSLGDYKKALEHHRKALVIQNAVYREYTNHTDISSSYSNIGLVHDSISDYRKALKYHEKALIILKAVHGKRSNHTNIAMSYSNIGSTHHSLGNYRKALEYYEKALVMQKAVYGENTNHTKIAARYNNIGSSHYSQGDYRKALEYYEKALVMEKAVYGENTNHTDIATSYSNMASVHHSLGDYGKALEYYQKALVTQKAVYGEDTNHTKIAVNYNDIASVHNLLGDYRTALEYYKKALLIQKAVYGENTNHTEIAVSYGNIGSAQKLLSDYKKALEYYKKALVTQKAVYGENTNHADIATSYGNIGLAHDSLGDYREALKYYEKALVIQKAVYGENTNHNHISICYSNIGSVHESLGKYSKALEYYEEALAIQKAVYGENTNHNNISVSYSNIGSVHESLGKYSKALDYYEKALAMLKAVYGANTNHADIAASYSNIGSMHNSQGDHRKALEYCRKALVMLKAVHGDDTTHIDVAKIYKNISSVYKSIGKGTHASIYKKRSLAIMKKRQTSSSS, from the exons ATGAAATCACAGACTGACTCTGTACAGATCGACAAATATTATCAGGGTGATCGAGAGTTATCTTACGCTGTTTCAGCCCACTTGGTAGTACTCATGGGCTGCTTACTCATTCCTATCAAAGAATTTGTCAACTCCAAAATGCCTAAGCCTGTTGATTCATTTGAAGACAAAGAGCAACTTAAAATATCCTCAATACTTGAAGATATTAGAGTCCGTAAAAATGACTTCTGG GTAAAAGAGGATGAATGCCTGTCAGATATGATGAAAGGTAAAAGTGGACCAGAAAGCAGAGATCTGAATATGGAAGAGGAATCTGAAAGCAATCACAAAGATAAGAGCATAGCATATAGTAATATTGGTATAGTATATCTGGAATTATGTGAACACGAGAAAGCAATGAAGTGTTTTACTGAAGGACTAAAGATGAGTCAAAATATGTATGGAGAGAAAACCAACCACACAGATATTGCATATTACTATGATAACATTGGTTCAACATACCAGTCACTGGGCAACTACAGACAAGCATTACAGTATTACACCAAAGGGCTAGAGATGCACAAGGCTATACATG AAATAACCAAAGAATTATCCCCAAATGCATTAGAATACTTTGAAAAAGCACTCGTCAtacaaaaggctgtgtatggagagaacacCAACCACGCTGATATTGCTGTTAACTATTGTAACATTGGATCAGTACACGAAACACTGAGTGACTACAAAAAATCATTGGAATATTACGAAAAAGCACTAGTCATACAAAAGGCTGTGTTTGGAGAGAACACAAGCCATGCCGATATTGCTGGTAGCTGTGGTAAGATTGGATCAGCACACAATTCACTGGGTGACTACAAAAAAGCATTAGAACATCACAGGAAAGCACTCGTCATACAAAATGCCGTGTATAGAGAATACACAAACCATACTGATATTTCCAGCAGCTACAGTAACATTGGCTTAGTACATGACTCAATCAGTGATTACAGAAAAGCATTGAAATATCACGAAAAAGCACTAATCATACTAAAGGCTGTGCATGGAAAGAGAAGCAACCACACCAATATTGCTATGAGCTACAGTAACATTGGATCAACACATCACTCACTGGGTAATTACAGAAAAGCATTGGAATATTATGAAAAAGCACTAGTCATGCAAAAGGCAGTGTATGGTGAGAACACCAACCATACCAAAATTGCTGCTAGGTATAATAACATTGGATCATCACACTACTCACAGGGTGACTACAGAAAAGCATTGGAGTATTACGAAAAAGCACTAGTCATggaaaaggctgtgtatggagagaacacCAATCATAccgatattgctactagctacagtaACATGGCCTCAGTACACCACTCATTGGGTGACTACGGAAAAGCATTGGAATATTACCAAAAAGCTCTCGTCACGCaaaaagctgtgtatggagaggaCACCAACCATACCAAGATTGCTGTCAACTACAATGACATAGCCTCAGTACACAACTTACTGGGTGACTACAGaacagcattagaatattacaaaaaagcactaCTCAtacaaaaggctgtgtatggagagaacacCAACCATACCGAAATTGCTGTTAGTTATGGTAACATTGGGTCAGCACAAAAATTACTGAGTGACTACAAaaaagcattagaatattataaaaaagcacTAGTcacgcaaaaggctgtgtatggagagaacacAAACCATGcggatattgctactagctatgGTAACATTGGCTTAGCCCACGACTCACTGGGTGACTACAGAGAAGCattaaaatattatgaaaaagcACTGGTCAtacaaaaggctgtgtatggagagaacacCAACCATAACCATATTTCTATTTGCTATAGCAACATTGGATCAGTACACGAATCACTGGGCAAGTACAGCAAAGCATTGGAATATTATGAAGAAGCACTAGCCAtacaaaaggctgtgtatggagagaacacCAACCATAACAATATTTCTGTTAGCTATAGCAACATTGGATCAGTACACGAGTCACTGGGCAAGTACAGCAAAGCATTGGACTATTATGAAAAAGCACTAGCCATGttaaaggctgtgtatggagcgAACACCAACCACGCCGATATTGCTGCTAGCTATAGTAACATTGGATCAATGCACAACTCACAGGGTGACCACAGAAAAGCCTTAGAATATTGCAGGAAAGCTTTAGTCATGTTAAAGGCTGTTCATGGAGATGATACCACCCATATTGATGTtgctaaaatttacaaaaacattagTTCAGTGTACAAATCCATAGGTAAGGGTACACATGCCTCCATATATAAAAAAAGATCACTCGCTATCATGAAGAAAAGACAAACATCATCATCTTCATAG